The window TCAATTTAACTATACACCATTAACCATATACTGTCAACCAACTAAAACCTCTCTCTATTTCATAGTCGCTATTGAAGAAAATAAGAAAAAAGGCTAGCTATTAATAGCTAGCCTTCTTAATTATATACTTATATACTTTAGAACGTTGGTTCAATTAAACCATAATTCCCATCATTTCTTTTATAAACTACATTAACCTCTTCTGTCTTAGCATTAGAGAATACAAAAAAGTCATGGTGTAATAAATCCATCTGCATAACTGCCTCTTCTACATACATAGGTTTGATAGCAAACTTCTTAGTCTTAACAACCTTTACTTCATGTTCTTCCTCATCGGTATTATCTTCTTCTATATTTAAGATATCTTCTTTATTAATTCCTTTTATCTTACGGTTGATCTTTGTTTTATATTTACGGATTTGACCTTCTAATTTTGAAACTACTCCATCTATAGAAGCATACATATCATCACTCTTCTCTTCAGCTCGTAAAATAAGACCGTCTACAAAAAGAGTTACCTCTACAATATGTCGCCCTCTTTCAACTTCTAAAGAAACTTGAGCTTCTATAACATCTTCATATTCAAAATACTTTCTAACCTTACCAATCTTATCTTCAGCATAGTCTCTCAGAGAATCTGTTATTTCTATGTTTTTACCTCTAACAATAAATTTCATTACTAGACCAACTCCTTCCAAGATAATCTGGATAATCTTATATTATATTAATTCTATCTTTAATTGAGATATTCCTTCTTTTTATTCTATTTATTTTTAATTTCCAACAAAAAATTTTACTCATTACCTCCAATTTATTACTATATAAACTCTAATTTAAAATTAAATAACTATATTATAAGTCTTATTTTAGATAAATCACCTTTATTACTTAATATAATTTTCCTTTAATAAATTTACCAAGAGGTTTTAACTATCCTAATCAAGAATTTGAGCATTAAGAACAAGAAGTCTCAATAAACTTAAACAAGGAGTAGAAAAATTGAGAGATTGGAAAATTATATTCATAGTACTTCTTATAATCTTTATGGAAATTATAATTATGGGAGGGTGTCAGATGAAGAAGGATTCAATAGCTAAAATCAGAGTGGCAACCTATAATATCCATCATGGCGTTAATCAAGATGATAAATATAATCTACAAGCGATAGCAGCTACACTTAAAAACTTAAATGCAGATATCATAACATTACAAGAAGTTGATCAGAAGTGGGGGATTAGAAGCAATTATGATGAACAATTAGATATATTAGCTAAGGAACTCAATATGTATTCGACTTTTGCTCCAGCTTTAGCTAAGGGAATTGGTGGGTATGGACTAGGAGTTTTAAGTAGATTCCCTATAACTAATATAGAAGTTAAATATCTATCAGGTAATTTAGAACAGAGAATTCTATTAGCTGTAGATATTGAAATTAATGATATAACTCTTAACATTTATAATACCCATTTAGGCTTATCAACTGAAGATCGCCAATCTCAAATAAAGGATATCTTAGGTTATATAAATATAAAAGAAAAGGATAATCTAAGTCTTTTAATGGGTGATTTCAATGTCAATAAAGATTCTACTGAATTGAAAGCTATAAAGCAAATCTTCTTTGAAGTTGAAGAATTAGCAAACAAAAATATTGGAGAGACCCTAATCAATGAAAATCTTAAAATTGATAATATATACTTATTGACAAAGATGCCTATTAAAAATTTAGGTATCCTCCCTTCAGATGCTTCAGACCATTATCCTGTTTTTGCTGATATATTAATTTTAAAGGATAATTAGATAGTTCAAAAAATACTAAGAACCCCAGATTAATCTGGGGTTACCATAATGCTCTAATTACCTATGTATAGAATTAAAGCTTAACTACATTATCAGCTTGAGGTCCTCTTTCTCCCTCAACAATTTCAAATTCAACAACTTGACCTTCTTCTAAGCTTTTGAATCCTTCTGCTTGGATTGCAGAGAAGTGTACAAATACGTCATCTCCACCTTCTCTTTCAATAAATCCGTAACCTTTTTCATTGTCAAACCATTTTACAGTTCCTTCTAATCTCATTCTTGCATTCCTCCTAAAAATTGCTTGAAAAATTCTAGTGATTTTATCACTTTCCAGCTAAAACTATAACATAATACACAAAAATTGTCAACAATATTGGGCAAAGATTTAGGTTTAGATTGAGTTTAAGCCTAGGCTATTAGACTATATTTATCTTCTAGGCATTTTGAGTTCAAGCTTAAAGTTATACTATATTCATTATAATACCTTAGCCAA of the Orenia metallireducens genome contains:
- the hpf gene encoding ribosome hibernation-promoting factor, HPF/YfiA family; translated protein: MKFIVRGKNIEITDSLRDYAEDKIGKVRKYFEYEDVIEAQVSLEVERGRHIVEVTLFVDGLILRAEEKSDDMYASIDGVVSKLEGQIRKYKTKINRKIKGINKEDILNIEEDNTDEEEHEVKVVKTKKFAIKPMYVEEAVMQMDLLHHDFFVFSNAKTEEVNVVYKRNDGNYGLIEPTF
- a CDS encoding endonuclease/exonuclease/phosphatase family protein; this encodes MKKDSIAKIRVATYNIHHGVNQDDKYNLQAIAATLKNLNADIITLQEVDQKWGIRSNYDEQLDILAKELNMYSTFAPALAKGIGGYGLGVLSRFPITNIEVKYLSGNLEQRILLAVDIEINDITLNIYNTHLGLSTEDRQSQIKDILGYINIKEKDNLSLLMGDFNVNKDSTELKAIKQIFFEVEELANKNIGETLINENLKIDNIYLLTKMPIKNLGILPSDASDHYPVFADILILKDN
- a CDS encoding cold-shock protein, which codes for MRLEGTVKWFDNEKGYGFIEREGGDDVFVHFSAIQAEGFKSLEEGQVVEFEIVEGERGPQADNVVKL